One genomic segment of Arachis duranensis cultivar V14167 chromosome 4, aradu.V14167.gnm2.J7QH, whole genome shotgun sequence includes these proteins:
- the LOC107485038 gene encoding ethylene-overproduction protein 1: protein MQNNIFTSIRSLKIIDACKGTQVHVLDTSPSAAGAAADGGGVENLHHQHLLHDQAKAHTQTKQGRSFQTTTAASTKAAACDVVLESLLLLPHGLPTSELLEPSIEPSLKSLDFVKTLAEVYRRVENCDQLAKSEAFLEEAAIFRGLQDPKLFRQSLRSARRHAVEVNDKVVLSSWLRYERREDELVGSSAIDCCGGNLECPRSSLIPGYDPESVLDRCSCSGREVIGSDDKELLEECSTSNDDVELWFCIGDSEIRCRRHCMASLSRPFEAMLHGEFLDSRKEKINFSMNGISVEAMVAAELFSRTRRLNGFTPNVVLELLSFANKFCCDEMKSACDAHLASLVCGMEDAMLLIDYALEEAAHLLVAACLQVFLRELPSSMQRANVVKLFCSPEGRDRLAMARHASFLLYYFLSQVAMEGELKSDKTVMLLERLGECAVKGWQKQLAYHQLGVVLLERKEYKDAQRWFEAAVEAGHIYSLVGVARAKYKCGHTYSSYKMVNSLISDYKPVGWMYQERSLYCIGKEKMADLVATTELDPTLSFPYKYRAVCLLEEKNIGAAISEINKIIGFKVSPDCLEFRAWFLIAVKDYEGALRDVRAILTLDPNYMMFHGNMRGDHLVELLRPVAQQWSQADCWIQLYDRWSSVDDIGSLAVVHKMLENDPGKSILCFRQSLLLLRLNSQKAAMRSLRLARNHSTSAHERLVYEGWILYDTGCREEALAKAEESISIQRSFEAFFLKAYVLADSSLDSESSKCVIDLLEEALRCPSDVLRKGQALNNLGSVYVDCEKLDLAANCYLHALDIKHTRAHQGLARVYHLKNQNEAAYDEMTKLIAKAQNNSSAYEKRSEYCDRDMAKNDLNMATQLDPLRTYPYRYRAAVLMDDHKEDEAIVELSRAINFKPDLQLLHLRAAFYDSMGDYASTVQDCEAALCLDPGHSETLDLRNKAREQINEQK from the exons ATGCAGAACAACATCTTCACTTCGATTCGGAGCTTGAAGATCATCGACGCTTGTAAAGGCACTCAGGTCCACGTGCTTGATACTTCTCCCTCCGCCGCCGGAGCCGCCGCAGACGGTGGCGGCGTTGAGAATCTTCATCACCAGCACCTCCTTCACGATCAAGCCAAAGCCCACACCCAAACCAAACAGGGTCGGAGCTTCCAAACCACAACAGCAGCATCAACAAAGGCAGCAGCATGCGACGTCGTTTTGGAGAGcctcctccttcttcctcaTGGCCTGCCTACCTCTGAGCTTCTAGAACCTTCCATCGAGCCTTCTCTGAAGTCCCTCGATTTCGTGAAAACGCTTGCCGAGGTTTATCGGAGAGTCGAGAATTGTGACCAATTGGCGAAATCGGAGGCGTTTTTGGAGGAGGCAGCTATTTTCCGTGGGCTGCAGGACCCCAAGTTGTTCCGGCAGAGCCTCCGGTCGGCGCGGCGGCACGCTGTAGAGGTGAACGACAAGGTTGTGCTCTCGTCGTGGCTTCGGTACGAGAGGAGGGAGGATGAGCTCGTTGGATCGTCGGCAATAGATTGTTGTGGAGGAAACCTTGAATGCCCCAGGTCAAGCTTAATTCCAGGCTATGATCCTGAATCAGTGTTAGATCGGTGTTCATGTTCGGGTAGAGAAGTTATTGGTAGTGATGATAAAGAGCTTTTAGAGGAATGTTCAACTTCCAACGATGATGTTGAATTGTGGTTTTGCATTGGTGATAGTGAAATTAGGTGTAGGAGACACTGTATGGCGTCACTTTCGAGGCCGTTTGAGGCAATGTTGCATGGCGAATTCCTCGACTCTAGGAAGGAGAAGATAAACTTCTCAATGAATGGGATTTCTGTTGAGGCAATGGTGGCTGCTGAGCTTTTTAGTAGGACTAGGAGGCTGAATGGGTTTACACCTAATGTTGTTCTAGAGTTGCTTTCATTTGCAAATAAGTTTTGCTGTGATGAGATGAAGTCTGCGTGTGATGCTCATCTGGCTTCTCTGGTGTGTGGCATGGAAGATGCCATGTTGCTGATTGACTATGCGCTAGAGGAGGCCGCGCATCTGCTTGTGGCAGCTTGTTTGCAGGTTTTTTTGAGAGAGCTACCCAGTTCAATGCAGCGTGCAAATGTTGTTAAATTGTTTTGTAGTCCAGAGGGTAGGGATAGATTGGCTATGGCTCGGCATGCGTCATTtttgttgtattattttttaagccAGGTTGCAATGGAGGGAGAGTTGAAGTCTGATAAGACTGTGATGCTCTTGGAAAGACTAGGAGAGTGCGCGGTGAAAGGTTGGCAGAAGCAGCTAGCTTATCACCAATTAGGTGTTGTATTGCTTGAGAGGAAAGAATACAAGGATGCACAGCGTTGGTTTGAGGCTGCCGTTGAGGCAGGACATATTTATTCATTAGTTGGTGTTGCAAGGGCCAAGTATAAGTGTGGTCACACATATTCATCGTACAAGATGGTAAACTCGCTTATATCTGATTATAAACCAGTTGGCTGGATGTATCAAGAAAGGTCTTTGTATTGCATTGGAAAGGAGAAAATGGCAGACTTGGTCGCTACCACTGAATTAGATCCAACTCTTTCATTTCCATATAAATACCGGGCTGTTTGTTTGCTGGAGGAGAAAAATATCGGAGCTGCCATTTCGgaaatcaataaaataattggATTCAAGGTTTCTCCAGACTGCCTTGAATTCAGAGCATGGTTCTTGATTGCTGTCAAGGACTATGAAGGGGCTCTAAGAGATGTCAGGGCAATCTTGACATTGGATCCAAACTATATGATGTTCCATGGGAATATGCGTGGTGACCACTTGGTAGAGCTCCTCCGCCCTGTTGCTCAGCAGTGGAGCCAAGCTGATTGCTGGATACAGTTGTATGATAGATGGTCTTCTGTTGATGATATTGGTTCTTTGGCTGTTGTACATAAGATGTTAGAAAATGACCCTGGGAAAAGTATTTTATGTTTTCGGCAATCTCTCCTCCTGTTAAG GTTAAATTCTCAAAAGGCAGCCATGCGTAGTTTACGCCTAGCTAGAAATCATTCCACTTCTGCACATGAAAGACTTGTCTATGAAGGATGGATATTGTATGATACCGGTTGTCGTGAAGAAGCATTAGCCAAGGCTGAGGAGTCCATTTCTATACAAAGATCATTTGAAGCTTTCTTTCTCAAAGCTTATGTATTAGCTGACTCAAGTCTTGATtctgagtcttcaaagtgtgtGATCGATCTCTTGGAGGAAGCTCTTAGATGTCCTTCAGATGTCCTTCGTAAAGGACAA GCACTAAATAATTTAGGGAGTGTTTACGTAGATTGTGAAAAGCTGGACCTTGCTGCCAACTGCTACTTGCATGCTCTCGATATCAAGCATACACGAGCACATCAGGGTTTGGCACGTGTATATCATCTTAAAAATCAGAACGAAGCTGCATATGACGAGATGACAAAGCTAATTGCAAAGGCCCAAAACAATTCATCAGCTTATGAGAAGCGTTCAGAATATTGTGATCGTGATATGGCAAAGAATGATCTTAACATGGCAACACAGTTGGATCCTCTACGGACTTATCCTTACAGATATAGGGCAGCAG TTTTGATGGATGATCACAAGGAAGATGAAGCAATAGTGGAGCTTTCAAGGGCCATCAATTTCAAGCCAGATCTGCAACTTTTGCATCTTCGAGCAGCATTTTATGATTCAATGGGTGATTATGCTTCTACTGTCCAGGATTGTGAAGCTGCCCTTTGTCTTGATCCTGGCCATTCTGAGACATTAGATCTCCGTAATAAAGCACGAGAGCAAATTAATGaacaaaagtga
- the LOC107485023 gene encoding uncharacterized protein LOC107485023 — translation MEEQAEQNIMTMDLECRRMLNFNAPLLSTRRLANSVVAGTSLSMLQSTSIPFSWEQAPGKPKNQERSNNIHDRDVETPRLQLPPCLQHLPRAAAEADLGNAVLSFDQDDGCDGDDDDDDDNENKKNSEVYSDAMELFSLSEALDIVVQQSETNHSSSNDVLRLKLSESNVDQCSSYMINRFLPDATALAASSSAHFPNNGYNKKGCDTCSNSRHSYASSPKGCGLQLLFPWRMKHKLCAIKSPVMTCSTKVQKHQQSLKNKKHCSSVHKTSKSIKGDI, via the coding sequence ATGGAAGAACAAGCAGAACAAAATATTATGACCATGGATTTGGAATGCCGCAGAATGTTAAACTTCAATGCACCCCTTCTATCAACAAGGCGTCTTGCTAATTCAGTTGTTGCAGGTACATCACTTAGTATGTTACAAAGCACAAGTATTCCATTTTCATGGGAGCAAGCCCCAGGCAAGCCGAAAAACCAAGAGAGGAGCAATAACATCCACGACCGAGATGTAGAAACGCCTCGGCTCCAATTACCACCTTGCCTTCAGCATCTTCCAAGAGCAGCAGCTGAAGCTGACTTAGGTAATGCTGTTCTTTCATTTGATCAAGATGATGGTTgtgatggtgatgatgacgacgatgatgataatgagaacAAGAAGAATAGTGAAGTTTATTCAGATGCTATGGAACTTTTTTCTTTATCAGAGGCATTAGACATTGTTGTCCAACAATCAGAGACAAATCACAGTAGCAGCAATGATGTGTTGAGATTAAAGCTTTCAGAATCTAATGTTGATCAATGTTCAAGCTATATGATTAATCGCTTTCTCCCTGATGCCACTGCATTGGCAGCATCATCTTCTGCACATTTTCCAAACAATGGTTACAATAAGAAAGGTTGTGATACTTGCAGTAATTCAAGGCACTCATATGCTTCTTCTCCAAAGGGTTGTGGCCTTCAACTTCTGTTCCCTTGGCGTATGAAGCACAAGCTTTGTGCTATAAAGAGCCCTGTGATGACATGCTCCACAAAAGTGCAGAAGCATCAGCAGAGTTTGAAAAACAAGAAGCATTGTTCATCAGTTCACAAGACTAGTAAAAGTATCAAAGGAGATAtttga